A single window of Dermochelys coriacea isolate rDerCor1 chromosome 2, rDerCor1.pri.v4, whole genome shotgun sequence DNA harbors:
- the LOC119851656 gene encoding gastrula zinc finger protein XlCGF49.1-like translates to MLKAPQSPDLDDRPYKCTECEKCFRQKKILKAHQSIHTGEKPHTCAECGKSFRQKNNLRKHQWIHTGQTPHQCAECGKRFSEKQRLWKHQKTHTGETPYACPECGTRFSHKHNLKTHQRVHTGETPYKCPECQKGFKQQNHLISHLRTHREEKLYKCTQCDRFFRKKPNLLKHQESHVGDRPYRCKDCGKTFKQNNHLVSHRRTHAAGSLYICTECGKSYSQWAHLTTHERAHAGEGQLTCSECQ, encoded by the coding sequence atgcTCAAAGCCCCACAGAGCCCTGACCTGGATGACAGGCCGTACAAGTGCACCGAGTGCGAGAAGTGCTTCCGGCAGAAGAAAATCCTCAAAGCCCACCAGAGCATCCACACCGGAGAGAAACCACACACGTGTGCCGAGTGCGGAAAGAGCTTCCGGCAGAAGAACAACCTCCGGAAGCACCAGTGGATCCACACCGGCCAGACTCCCCATCAGTGCGCCGAGTGCGGGAAGCGCTTCAGTGAGAAGCAGCGCCTGTGGAAGCACCAGAAGACGCACACGGGGGAGACGCCGTATGCCTGCCCCGAGTGCGGCACGCGCTTCAGCCACAAGCATAACCTGAAAACCCACCAGCGGGTGCACACCGGCGAGACACCCTACAAGTGCCCCGAGTGCCAGAAAGGCTTCAAGCAGCAGAACCACCTCATCAGCCACCTGCGCACCCACCGGGAGGAGAAGCTCTACAAGTGCACCCAGTGTGACAGGTTCTTCAGGAAGAAGCCCAACCTGCTGAAGCACCAGGAGAGCCACGTGGGGGACAGGCCCTATCGCTGCAAGGACTGCGGGAAGACTTTCAAGCAGAACAACCACCTGGTGAGTCACCGGAGGACCCATGCCGCAGGCAGCCTCTACATATGCACTGAGTGCGGAAAGAGCTACAGCCAGTGGGCGCACCTCACCACTCACGAGCGGGCCCACGCCGGGGAGGGCCAGCTGACCTGCAGCGAGTGCCAGTGA